DNA from Flavobacteriales bacterium:
AAAATCACCTCCTTCAATAGTCAATGAAATAAAACCTGTACTATCTCCATGACACAAAACATCTTGATGTAAATTAAGATTTTCTGTAATTTGAAGTAATGGATTTTGATTTATTATAACTTCTAGTGAATCTTGACAGCCGTAACTATCGCTAACAAAAATTTCATAACTATTAGCTGGTAAATTATTAAATAAATTGAATGTTTGTTGAGAATACAAACTATCCGAATTGTATAAATCATAAAGATAAGGTGGTGTGCCCCCCACAGCATTTAGACTGATAAAGGCAGAAGAATCGCCATAACAACTAATTGTGTCTGTAAAGCCATTAATAGTGAACTGTAATTCTGTAGACTCCGTAATCTCGAAGTCTAAAAAGTGAGAACACCCATTTAAATCTGTCACTTCTACAGTGTAACTATTGGGAGTCAAATTTTCGATAAAGAAATAACCATCTTGGTTTTGAGTAAGAACCATTGTATCTCCATTTAAAATAAAAATATCGGGATCAACTCCTCCAAATACTTTAAATGCCATAGAACCCAAACCCTGTCCATAACAATTAATATTTTGTATTTGTAAAGAATCAAAATATAAAGAGTCAGGCTGTAAAATCTCTATTTCTTCCCTAACTACACATAAAAACTCATCCTTTAATTCAACAGTATAAATACCTGCAGAAACATTTTCAATAGTATCCATTGGGATATTGGTAGTATTGAAATAAACAATATTGTTCATTGAATCTAATAAGGTATAATTTATGGTAGTTGATGAATCTGTAGAAATGTAAATTGAAGCGTTTGTATCTCCATAACATAGTAAGTTAGTATGATTTACATCTAAAGCCGGTGAGGGATAGAAATTGATAAAAAAATCAAATGAACAACTGGAAACATTAAATGTATATGCTGTGTTTTGAGTGGGAAAAATATCTATCGAAGGATTTTCACTTAAAAGTATAGAATTTGCACCTATAACCCTCCTCCACTCAATAGAATAATTACCTGTCATAAATGGGCTGACATCAATACTGATAGAACTATCTGCGCTACATAATACATATACATCGTCTATATAATCCTCGTTTGTATTCGCATTTATTAAATTAACAAAATCTGAAACAATCGAAATATGAATAGAATCGGAAGTAAGAGCACAATTATTACTATCTAAAGCCTCTACTTGTACAAATACATTTGATGTGTCAATTAAAATCTGTTGGCTTTGAACATAGTTCATAGAATCACCATAGTGCCAAGAATAATTGGTGTAGCCACTATCAGCAATAATATAACTAGTCAGGTCGCAAGCTTGTGCATAATAAACGCCATCTGATTCAGAATATGAAACTAAAGATGGATCTCCATTCAAAGAAATACCTATATCAGAATCACTTACTGCCACTACAAATGTAGAATCAAAAATTATGTCCTGTCCATTAGATATCTGAAGGTTATAATTACCTTCAGCTAAATTATAAATTGAAGTATCTGTAGAACTAAATCCATTAGGCCCTTGCCAATTAAACGTATAGCTATTATCTGAAATCACCTCAAACTCAATTTTTCCTGAGTTTACACCTATACAAGTGTTATCAACATTATAAACGTACACTTCCATAGGTGTGGTGAAAGTATATGTTTCTGTTGACCATCCTTCTTCACAGCCAGTTAACGAATTTGCTTTTACTTGGACTTCATAAGTTGTTATTGGGTTAAGATTGTTTAGTGTTTTGAAGGGTAACATTTCTGCAATACCATTTGAATAATCACCCGATGCTACTGGACCTTGCCAAGCTTGACCAAGCTCTCGATATCTAAACTTATAACCATCTGCCATCGAATCTGCTTCCCAATAAATATTAGCGTTAAATGGATAAATTCCAGCAAACCATAAGGTGTCTGGCAATACTGGTTGTGGACCTAGGTGAATGGTATCAGAATTTTGACACCCATTTGCATCTTTAATAGCTGCAAAATAAGTGCCATATGTTAAAGAACTAAAAATACTATCACTGGCGTATGGACTATTAGACAAAGTAAATAAGTACGGAGCTTCTCCACCACTACCACTAAGAACTATTTGACCATCGTTAGTATCAGAACAACTTGCATCAGTCAGTTGGCTATTTACAGATAAATCTTCACAAATGGTATCTATCAACGTCAAGGATACATAAGCATCTTCAGAAACTATTGAAAGTAAGTTTCCATTTTCATCTACACTCCATAGTCTTAAGGTTGCTGTATACTCACCTGTTGGAGCTGTGGGATTAAACTGATTAAATTTAACTCTTACTGGTCTAACTTGTGTATAATTACAATTAGCCGTTTCTCCCGTCTGACTACCCCAATAGCCTATAGCATCACCATTGGCATCGATGGTATAAGCAATTGATTCCCAGTTAGATTGAGCGTTATAAAATTCGATTATAAAATCTCCTTGCTCAAGATTATCGGTCTCATGAGAAATGATAAATTCTGGCTTAAAATCTAATTGACAGCCAAGATTAACAAGTTGTACATCGCATTGCGAATATTGACTATACCCAACTGGATTTAAATCAAATGGATTTTGAACTTCTAAAGATGCCGTATCTTCTTGACACGAATAATCCATAAAAATGTAAGAAATAGAATCATAACAATTTGTCACATTATCAGTCACATATGCCCAATAAGTTTCGTTGACGGTCAAAAAACTTAGGGTTGTAGCATTCGTCTGAGGTCCACCAGGAAGAAAGCCTCCATTATCATTCAACCATTCGTAGGAATAGTCTCCAGAACCCGAACCCGAGCTTACATTTACTTTTAATTGACCTCCATTGACACTCCCTTGACAAAAAGGTTCTTGTAGAACTTCAATCTGTAAATCTAAGCAGTTATTGGAAGCTTGGCTCGATTGAATAATCTGAGCAGAAGAATTAATGCTAAAAAATAAGAATAGAATAAAAAATAATCTCATGGCATATGTTTTAAAGTACGATTCAAAGATACGAAAACACAAGAAACTATACCGCATTATCACTTCCTTTTATAAGATTAATTATTGTTAAAAAAATTAGTTTAATATCTAATAATAAGGTCCAGTTTTCTATATACCAAACATCGTATTTGACCCTATTCTCCATATCTTCTACAGACTTTGTTTCTCCTCTAAAACCATTGACTTGAGCTGACCCCGTTATTCCTGGAAACACCAATTGACGAACCATATAGCCATCAATAATATCAGCGTAGTCTTTGGTGTGCTTTATCATATGTGGTCTTGGCCCTACAACAGACATATCACCCATCAAGACGTTGAAAAATTGGGGCATTTCGTCAAGACTTGTCTTACGTAAAAACCTGCCAATTTCAGTTGTTCTTGGATCATTTTTAGTCGCTTGTTTCAAATCAGACATATCGTTTAATGTCATACTTCTGAACTTTAAGCATGTAAATTCTTTGTTATCTAAACCTGAACGAGTTTGCTTAAAAAAGATAGGTCCTTTGGAAGATAGTTTTATAAGAAGTCCAATTATTGGCACTAACCATGTCATTATTAACAGTATAACTATTAATGAAAAGATTATATCAAAAAGTCGTTTAATAATTCTGTTTAATTCATACTGCAGAGGCTCTTCTCTAAGTGTTATTACTGGAGAACCTCCTAAAAAATCTATCTTTATTTTTCTTTGCTTAAATGAATTAAAGTCAGGAACAATTCTTAACCTAATCATCTTATCATCACAAAATAGCATCATCTTACTCAGGGAGGTTTCATCTTCAATAGACTCCGAATAATAAATCTCTTCCACAGAATTATTTTCACAAAAACTTTCTAATTCATCAACGCT
Protein-coding regions in this window:
- a CDS encoding undecaprenyl-phosphate glucose phosphotransferase — its product is MNAKALKLRLFFALGDVFHLCFSFLLSYKLVFYTIDISEKYLFLMIILCLSWLLVGSFFRLFDYDRAARTEIMLSNLLKAFVVNGLMITTFLFTLKANTFSRDYLYLTLFFAFVFLIIWRAFSVLLIKNYRKLGYNYKNVVIIGSGNISFRLHQFFSKKEHGYKLLAIFNGKINNKNFNCPCYSVDELESFCENNSVEEIYYSESIEDETSLSKMMLFCDDKMIRLRIVPDFNSFKQRKIKIDFLGGSPVITLREEPLQYELNRIIKRLFDIIFSLIVILLIMTWLVPIIGLLIKLSSKGPIFFKQTRSGLDNKEFTCLKFRSMTLNDMSDLKQATKNDPRTTEIGRFLRKTSLDEMPQFFNVLMGDMSVVGPRPHMIKHTKDYADIIDGYMVRQLVFPGITGSAQVNGFRGETKSVEDMENRVKYDVWYIENWTLLLDIKLIFLTIINLIKGSDNAV